The following coding sequences are from one Bacteroidales bacterium WCE2008 window:
- a CDS encoding 3-oxoacyl-[acyl-carrier-protein] synthase-1, with translation MSRAGCISYGMVTPLGETAEAVFSSILEGRTMLCRHDGTFGCKEPFVASLLDREKYREPGYNLFETVSIEAARKAIEAAGIRPDSGRVGFVLSSIKGNIEAIGSEDVTLAHSAVRIARAFNNPNPPLVVSNACISGLAAIVQARRMILHGDYDHIVVIGTEIQSRFIVSGFQSLKALSMAPCRPFDAGRDGLNLGESSAAMIIGHEGGWEIVDGAVRNDANHISGPSRTGEGSFNALRYVLRKADVSELAFVNVHGTATLYNDEMESFALERAGLQNVPVNALKGYFGHTMGAAGILESALSMMACDRGVILPTKGFGQLGVTHPINVNATLAKTSGTSFIKLLSGFGGVNGAVLFRKGGLE, from the coding sequence ATGAGTAGAGCAGGATGCATTTCATATGGTATGGTCACTCCGCTGGGGGAGACGGCTGAGGCTGTCTTCAGCTCCATCCTGGAGGGGCGGACCATGCTTTGCCGTCATGACGGCACGTTCGGCTGCAAAGAGCCGTTCGTGGCCTCATTGCTTGACAGGGAAAAATACAGGGAGCCTGGCTACAACCTCTTCGAGACTGTCTCGATCGAGGCTGCCAGAAAGGCCATAGAAGCCGCCGGCATCCGTCCTGATTCCGGCAGAGTCGGCTTCGTGCTTTCTTCGATCAAAGGAAACATAGAGGCCATCGGCAGCGAAGATGTCACCCTGGCCCATTCGGCTGTCAGGATAGCGCGGGCGTTCAATAATCCCAACCCTCCGCTGGTAGTCTCCAACGCCTGCATCTCGGGACTGGCGGCGATAGTCCAGGCCCGCAGAATGATTCTTCACGGGGATTATGACCATATAGTCGTCATCGGAACCGAAATCCAGAGCCGGTTCATCGTATCGGGCTTCCAGTCGCTGAAGGCTTTGTCCATGGCCCCGTGCCGTCCGTTCGACGCCGGCAGAGACGGCCTGAATCTGGGAGAGTCGTCTGCGGCCATGATCATAGGACACGAGGGCGGATGGGAGATCGTCGACGGCGCGGTCCGCAACGATGCGAACCATATTTCCGGGCCGTCCAGGACCGGAGAAGGCAGTTTCAACGCTCTCCGGTATGTCCTCCGGAAAGCCGACGTCAGCGAGCTGGCGTTTGTCAATGTCCATGGGACCGCAACCCTGTACAACGACGAGATGGAATCGTTCGCCCTGGAGAGGGCCGGGCTCCAGAATGTTCCTGTAAATGCTCTCAAAGGGTATTTCGGTCATACGATGGGGGCTGCCGGCATTCTCGAATCGGCACTTTCGATGATGGCCTGCGACAGGGGAGTGATCCTTCCGACAAAGGGCTTCGGCCAGCTCGGAGTCACTCATCCGATCAACGTCAACGCCACTCTTGCCAAGACTTCCGGGACTTCGTTCATCAAGCTGCTGTCAGGTTTCGGCGGAGTCAACGGTGCTGTCCTGTTCAGAAAAGGAGGGCTGGAATGA